The Pyrus communis chromosome 2, drPyrComm1.1, whole genome shotgun sequence genome includes a window with the following:
- the LOC137724864 gene encoding triosephosphate isomerase, cytosolic-like produces MGRKFFVGGNWKCNGTFDEVKKIVNILNEGQVPSQDVVEVVVSPPYVFIPVVKSLLRPDFHVAAQNCWVKKGGAFTGEVSAEMLVNLEVPWVILGHSERKLILGESNEFVADKVAYALSQGLKVIACVGETLEQREAGTTVEVVAAQTKAIAEATNRRTRSASYV; encoded by the coding sequence ATGGGCAGGAAGTTTTTCGTCGGCGGCaactggaaatgcaatggaaccTTCGATGAGGTGAAGAAGATCGTCAACATACTGAATGAGGGACAGGTTCCGTCGCAAGATGTTGTGGAGGTTGTGGTTAGCCCACCGTATGTGTTTATTCCAGTGGTGAAGAGTTTGTTGAGGCCCGATTTCCATGTTGCGGCACAAAACTGCTGGGTCAAGAAGGGTGGTGCCTTCACTGGTGAAGTTAGTGCTGAGATGCTAGTCAATCTCGAGGTTCCTTGGGTAATTCTTGGTCATTCCGAAAGAAAACTTATTTTGGGTGAATCCAATGAGTTTGTTGCGGACAAGGTTGCATATGCACTTTCTCAAGGTTTGAAGGTAATAGCTTGTGTCGGTGAGACCCTTGAGCAGCGAGAAGCTGGCACTACTGTGGAGGTTGTAGCCGCACAAACCAAGGCAATTGCAGAGGCTACAAATCGGAGAACAAGATCAGCAAgctatgtttaa
- the LOC137724863 gene encoding lysine histidine transporter-like 8 codes for MVAFDNLESKYTIRKNKPCPRWLRVALRIFFGGVEFFIAVALPFLGSLAPLIGGLTLPLAYAYPCFMWISIKKPKQKGGVWWINMGLGCLGLDLSVILVVAAAWNLADKGLNANFFKP; via the coding sequence ATGGTGGCTTTTGATAATCTGGAGTCAAAGTACACTATCAGGAAGAACAAGCCGTGTCCAAGGTGGCTTCGCGTAGCTTTACGCATTTTCTTCGGAGGAGTGGAATTCTTCATAGCAGTTGCTCTTCCATTCTTGGGAAGCCTGGCACCTCTAATCGGAGGGTTGACATTGCCTTTGGCATATGCTTACCCATGTTTCATGTGGATTTCAATCAAGAAACCAAAGCAAAAAGGAGGAGTGTGGTGGATTAACATGGGACTTGGATGCTTAGGCTTGGATTTGAGTGTCATTTTAGTTGTTGCAGCAGCTTGGAATTTAGCTGACAAAGGTCTAAATGCCAACTTCTTTAAGCCTTAA